The region TTTGATGTAGTAGCCACCCACGACTGAGCGGGCCTGAAAACCAACCTGTTTGGCGTTGGTGGTTTCGTGCCAGTCGGACAGCGGTACCCGCGACGGGGTTTCGTTGACGTATTTCCAGACGGGTTTGATAAACGCTTCGAAGTCGCGGTTCGATTTGGCGAGGGTAGCCGTCCACACGATCCAGTCTGATTTGGTGTATGTTTTGCGGCTGTCGAGCGGGAGTCCGTAGGTGCGCTGCTTGGTCAGGTAATAGGCAATTTCGGTTTGTGTCAATTCCTTCGGAAAAATATTCAGATTCAATAGTTTATCCCAGACGAGGTTGTATTTCTGGCTCCAGGTGTCGTTCTGATTCTCGAAGGTCAGGTCGTAGTGGGGCAGTTGGTTGAGGGTTTTATCCATCGATAACTGCTGCCATTTAACGGCCATATCCCGCGCCGTTTGCAGATAACTCTGTCCGGTGGCTTTGTCGCCCAGTTGAGTGGCCATTTTGCCGTAGGCCGCAATACCCAGAATGGCCTTAACAGACAGGTTGGCGTTGCGGGCAATATGACCGGCGAAGTCATCGGTACAAAGCTGGTTTGCGGGGTCGAAACCATCTTTCTTGAGGTATTCTACCCAGGTCGTCAGCGTTTTCCAATGTTGTTTGGCGTAGTCTGCGTTTCCTTCGGCACCGGCAATGGCACCGGCTAGAATTAACATGTTGCCGCATTCTTCCACGGGCATATCTTCTCCATAGGTTTGCCCGTTCGCCAGCGGATAGGTACCAACATCGTGCGCGGCAAAGGGTTTTTTCCAGCGTCCACTCTCCGAATACTGGAAAATTGGCTCCATCATCCCTTTCAGCAGGGTTGGGTTATACAACAGGAATAGCGGAGCCGACGGATAGGTAACGTCTACCGTACCAATAGAGCCGTTCGAAAAATTCTCCTTCGACAGAAAGAGCGTTTCGCCTTTAGGACCGGCCACAATTTTATGGGCGGCAATGGCCTGTCGATACGCCAGCGCGCACAGGTCTGCATACTCTTTACCACCGGCCTTTTTTGCGTCAGAATAAAGTCGATTATCGAATTTTTTACATTTCTCCCGAAGTCGGCTGTAGTCTTTTTCGGCGGTCTGCAAGAGCGAAATCATGGTGGTTTTCTCATCCCGACGCCACCACGGCCGCAGGTTCTGCTTGAAATACTGCACCGAATACAGATCATCGTACCCAAGCATCAGGTGTTTTTCGGCGGATTTCGAGATGCTGCCAAAGTCGAGCACGCTGGCAATGGCAATGTCGACGGCTGCTCTCGGCTTATTTCCCGGTACGGCGGCTTTGGTATCGGTGGGAAGCTGTCCATTCGTCAGAAATGCCTCTTTAAGACCGGGTGCCATGCCATTGGCCGTCTGGTTTCCCGTTTCCTGCGGAGCGGCCAGGTAGGCGTACCCCCAATCGATGCGTATATTGTCGCCTTTCTTCGCCAGAATGGGCTGGGCCTCGGTGCCAGCGGTCTGAAAGATCAGTCCCGGTGCCTGCCCTGCCTTCAGAACCACCTCCTGACCAATTGTGTTCGTTGCCATCGTGCCCGATTCACTCAGGTAAACCTGCACCGAATGCGCCTTGCGGTCCTGCGAGCGAACTTCGAATGTAACATACGTGATCGGGCGGGCGGCAACGTCTACATCATCCAGCAACAGGGGCGACATAAAATTGACAACCAGGTTCACCGGTCCGGCAGTAAATGTGTAATCCGTCTGGGTAGCCGACACCGTCACACCCGTTTGGGTAGCCGCCGGAATGATACTAGTCGTGACTGGATTCAGGATACCCACGTCGATGAAGGAACCACCCCGGGGACTAATGCAATGCACCGCCAATACGTTTTTCCCTTTGCGCAGGGCTTTCTGACCTGCGGCAGAAAGGGGCAGGTTCACGTATTCACTAACGTAGTCGGGTTTGTCAAGAATTTTGGTTCCGTTCAGGTACACCACAACATCGTCGTCGTGGTTGATGGACAGCAGTAGTTTGGCTGGGTCTGCTTTGCCATCGTAGGTAAACTCCCTTCGGTAATAAATACCGTCTTTGTCGGTAGTGACCCATTTCGTTTTGGCTTCGGGCGTATCGCCGAAAGGGCCTGGCCCCGTTTGCCAGCCACCGGCGTTAAAATCGGCCTTTTCCCAGCCGGTAGTTGGTTTTTTTGTCGTGTATTGGGCCGTGTACGACTGTGTCTCGCCGGTTGGCAGAATGGCTTCGTAGCTGGTGGGTACGGCACCCAGAAACTGATAGGCTTTACCATCTACCCGAATAATACCTTCCAGCGATTGGGGCTTGCCGGTCCAGTGCCGTGTAGGCGAATCGGTCAGCTTGTCGGTCATACTCCAGACGCTGAAGTAAGGGTCATGGGTAATAAGCGGGTAAGCCGGTGGGCGAAGATTCTGGGCAGAAAGCTGCCCGAAAAGGAGTGAAGAAAGAAGCGCAACGGAAACGAAAAGAGCCGAGTTTTTTTGCATTGGAACTAGCTGGTTGGTAGATACACGGAAATCATCCACAACATAAACCATATGTTGGCACCGCTTTACTTATTGACGTGAATAATTTGGCACCGCCCGGCCGGGCCGTCCTGTTCGCTTGCTGCAACGACGTTCCGCCTAGTAAGAATACCTCAATGGAAACAGCCGAAAAGGAAGAAGTAAAGAACACGTTTCGGCTGAATATGCAACCGATTGTATTTTGTATTCAATGCCGTAAGCGGTTTAGGTTAATACTAGTTGCAACTGGGGGAGTGCTTGGCCTGCTGTTTTAGTACAAATGGTATATAAGTAATTTATAATTAAATTATTCTTTCTCTTATATTTTGCAATCGGTTGCAAATGCGGAAATTATGAAAGACTTTTATAATCACGGCTTATGACGGCTATTTCAGGAGCTTGTAACCACAGCTTATTAAGGGTAGATGAACCCGTTATCCGTCTTATTCTTTCCAAATCCTAAACGTTTAATCTTTACTAGTTTCAATGAAAAAGGTAATCGTAATGACCGCTGTGTTGTTACTGACCGGCTTGGCGTCGGTATCGGTTGCACAGCAGATCTCGAAGGAGGAACTGATCTTCCTGACGCCCGAATGGAAGGGGGAGCGCTTCCCCGATGGCCGCCCGAAAGTACCGGATGCTATTATCAAACGAATGAAACTGGTAACCCACGAAGAAGCCTGGGCGGTCATGAAAGGTGAAAACTACCGGTATCAGTACGCGGGCGACTGGCAAACAATCAACCCGGACAGTGTACTTGTTGGCCGTGCCTTAACCGCCACGTTTATGCCCGGTCGGCCGGACGTACACCGGGTAACGGACGAAAAAGGACACACCAAAGATGGCCGGGTGAAATCGCAGAATGCGTGGCCAATCGACATGCTCGTGAAGGGCGATGTGTATGTGGTGGATCAGTACGGCATGCACGAAGACGGGCCAACCATTGGCGACAATCTGGGTAACTCGATATACGCCAAAACGGGTAACGGCATCGTCTACGAAGGCGCGCTTCGGGATGTGGCCGGACTGAAAGAGATTGGCGGTTTTACGTCGTATTTCAGAAGTTATCACCCCTCGCACCACAACCCGGAGGGAAACCTGAATACCACGCTGGTGGGCATTAACCGCCCAACGCGCATCGGGAAAGTGATGGTGATGCCGGGCGATATCGTATTGGGTCGTGATGGCGGGGTGGCGTTTATTCCGCCCCATCTGGCCGAGAAAGTGGTGAAAACGTCGGAGATTATCCGGCTGCGCGACATGTTCGGG is a window of Spirosoma linguale DSM 74 DNA encoding:
- a CDS encoding Demethylmenaquinone methyltransferase-like protein (KEGG: rlt:Rleg2_3664 dimethylmenaquinone methyltransferase) encodes the protein MKKVIVMTAVLLLTGLASVSVAQQISKEELIFLTPEWKGERFPDGRPKVPDAIIKRMKLVTHEEAWAVMKGENYRYQYAGDWQTINPDSVLVGRALTATFMPGRPDVHRVTDEKGHTKDGRVKSQNAWPIDMLVKGDVYVVDQYGMHEDGPTIGDNLGNSIYAKTGNGIVYEGALRDVAGLKEIGGFTSYFRSYHPSHHNPEGNLNTTLVGINRPTRIGKVMVMPGDIVLGRDGGVAFIPPHLAEKVVKTSEIIRLRDMFGHLRLREQKYTPGQIDSRWSDAIEKDFSQWLNAHVSELPVPKEQIQEYLKTRTW
- a CDS encoding Domain of unknown function DUF1793 (PFAM: Domain of unknown function DUF1793~KEGG: hypothetical protein), with the translated sequence MVYVVDDFRVSTNQLVPMQKNSALFVSVALLSSLLFGQLSAQNLRPPAYPLITHDPYFSVWSMTDKLTDSPTRHWTGKPQSLEGIIRVDGKAYQFLGAVPTSYEAILPTGETQSYTAQYTTKKPTTGWEKADFNAGGWQTGPGPFGDTPEAKTKWVTTDKDGIYYRREFTYDGKADPAKLLLSINHDDDVVVYLNGTKILDKPDYVSEYVNLPLSAAGQKALRKGKNVLAVHCISPRGGSFIDVGILNPVTTSIIPAATQTGVTVSATQTDYTFTAGPVNLVVNFMSPLLLDDVDVAARPITYVTFEVRSQDRKAHSVQVYLSESGTMATNTIGQEVVLKAGQAPGLIFQTAGTEAQPILAKKGDNIRIDWGYAYLAAPQETGNQTANGMAPGLKEAFLTNGQLPTDTKAAVPGNKPRAAVDIAIASVLDFGSISKSAEKHLMLGYDDLYSVQYFKQNLRPWWRRDEKTTMISLLQTAEKDYSRLREKCKKFDNRLYSDAKKAGGKEYADLCALAYRQAIAAHKIVAGPKGETLFLSKENFSNGSIGTVDVTYPSAPLFLLYNPTLLKGMMEPIFQYSESGRWKKPFAAHDVGTYPLANGQTYGEDMPVEECGNMLILAGAIAGAEGNADYAKQHWKTLTTWVEYLKKDGFDPANQLCTDDFAGHIARNANLSVKAILGIAAYGKMATQLGDKATGQSYLQTARDMAVKWQQLSMDKTLNQLPHYDLTFENQNDTWSQKYNLVWDKLLNLNIFPKELTQTEIAYYLTKQRTYGLPLDSRKTYTKSDWIVWTATLAKSNRDFEAFIKPVWKYVNETPSRVPLSDWHETTNAKQVGFQARSVVGGYYIKMLEGKLSK